Part of the Labrys wisconsinensis genome, GTGCGCTCCACGCGCAAGAGCTCGCGGCAGGGCATATCCTAAGGGAAGGGGCCGGTCGAGGCGCAATCGCCCGTCCGGGCCTCGCTCCTCGTCCGCGGGCCCTGCGCCCGCGCCGGTCAGTGCCGGGCCTTGATCGCCACCAGCCGCTCCTCGATGAGATTGTCGCGGTGCAGCCGTTCCAGCTCGTCCAGCTTGCCGCCGTCCGCGGCGGGAGCGCCGGCGGGCACGCCGGTGACGCGGGCGATGGCCGAGGCGGACCGGGCGGCCTTGTCGACCGGCGAGGGCGCGCCGGGGCCGCCCGCCGGGCTGCCGCCGTTGTGCTGCGGCGCCAGGCTGCGCCTGAGGTCGGCGAGACGGCTTTCCGCATCCTTGCGGGCGGCGGCGACCGCCTGCAGCGCCTTGCGGCCTTCGTCGATGCGGTCGTCGACATCGGCCAGGGCCTTGTCGAGCGCCCCGATCTGCGCCTCCAGGTCGACCTGCCGGCCGATGCCGCTCCGGGCGAGGTCGTCGCGGGCTTGCGCGATGGCGGTGGCGATCCGCTGCTGCAGGGTGCCGATCTCGGTGCTGATCTCCTGCCGGCGGCTGTCGATGCGATGGCGCTCGGCCATGGCCTTGCCGAGCTCGGCGCGCGCCTCGTCGGCGGCCGCGTCGATCTCGCGGATGGCCTGCTCGACCACCGCGGCGGGGTCGAGGCCTTCGGCCTTGTCGATGCTCGAATGGGCGAAGCCAGCGATGAGGCGGCCCATGCGGGACAGAATGCCTTCGTGGATCATGGTCTTCTCCTCATTGGGGAGATGACGCGGCGTGACGCCGACGCGGATCTCCAGGATGTCGCCCTCGGCGACGAGGCGCGCCGGAATGGAGCCTTGCCATCCCGGCAGGTAGCCGCGCACGTCGCAGGCCACGCTGATGCGGCCCGCCACGGTGGCGATCGTCAGGCTTGCGGCGCCCTTGATCGCATAGAGCTTGTCGTCGAGCGGCAGGCCTTCGACCGGCTCGCCGTTGCGCCGCGCCACGAAGTCGCGCAGGCCCAGCACCACCATCTGCGCCGGCAGACGCGTCTGCGCCCGCACCCGGCCATAGGCCTGCTCGTGCAGCAGCACCAGGTTCGATCCAGCGCTCGAATCCGCTGCCACCTCGGCCAGGATGGCCATCATCGTCTCGTAGTCCCGGAAGGTCTCGACGATCGCGGCCAGCGCCTCCGCATCGGGAAAGAGCGCGTAGCGCAGGGCGGCCGACTGGAGGGTCCGTACTCGAGCCATGATGAGAGTATAAAGGACTCCTTTTGTCCTTTCAAGAGTAGGGAGAGAGATGGGTTACCGAGGGAACAGGCGGGATCGAGCGCCCTCGGAGGTGCCCGGGCTCTGGACAAAATCTTCCCACTCTCCCAAGGCGCTCACGGGCCAAAGGGGCGAGGTCAGGACGGAGCGCGCCTACAGCAGCTCCGCCATCTGGCGCAGATGGGATGTGGTCTGGACAAGTTCTGCACGCAAGAGAACATCCAGATAGTCGTCGACCGTTTTTGGTGGATGCTTGAGGCTGGCTCTCTGGCGCCGTGCCGCCGCGACGACCTGCTCCGGCGCCACATCGAAAAGATGCGCAATGAACGCGTCCGGATGCTGGGCCTCGATACTGAAGGGATCGAGTGCGGCTTTCGGAAAATCCCTGAGATTGTAAGTGATGATCACGCTGGCACCAGCACGAATGGCTGCGGCGAGAACGTGCCGATCATCTGGATCCGGCAGCACCAGAGTTTCGATCAAAGGCTCGTAGCCCGAGACGACTGCGTCCCGGACATGTGCGTCCATGAGCTGACGAGTCCGGTCGAGCTGCGCTGCGGTCAGGTCCGGCCGATCCCTAAGGACGTTGCGGATCCATTCAGCATAGATCGCCTTGGTCCATCGCGCCCGAACAGGTCCGTCAGCGCCAGATGCATCAGAAAATCCCGCAAGGGAGCGGGGTAAAGGACGCAGGCATCATAGATCGCGGTGAAATCTGCCAAGCATCAGTATCCCAGATTTAATTTTTGGGCTTCCTCGGCCAATTCATCAAGCGCCTGAAGGCGCGCTGCATCTGTCTTTCGCTTGTAAGCGAGCAGATCCCTGAACAACACACGTCGATGCGTTCCGACCTTGCGGAATGCGATCTCACCCTTTTCGAGCAAGGCGATCAGGAAGGGACGCGAAACATTCAAATGCTCGGCGGCCTGCTGGGTCGTGAGTTCGGCGTGAAACGGCATCAGGATTACCGGATTGCCCTGAGCCATTTGCGTCAGCATCTCGAGCAGCAAACGCGCAGCCCCGATCGGCAATACGACCATTTCAGTTTGATCCGCATCGCTCATGGCCAGATTCACGACGTCCCCGCCGGCAAGATGACGCGAAAGCACGCGGCTCGACTCGCGGGCCAGTGTCACATCCTGCTCCGAGGGAACAACTGCCTTCTGGGTCACCAACAGCGCGCGCGTCATAGGGGGTAATCTCCCGGTGAACAGCTCCAGGGCTCATATAGCTGTCAATCGAAATAATCGCAACAAACGAAATAATTGAATGTCGAAGGCGGCCTTCCCTGATGCAGATCAAGCCGTATCTCGCGTAGTTCCTTTAAGCGTGAGGAGCGCGATCTCAAGGCGCTCTCCCTTAAGCCGTCGCAGTTATGGCTATGCTGCCTGAGAACGCTCTCGCTCATTCAGGTCGATAGCAATGATGGCGGACCGCGGAGAAGACGAAGAGATCGCCCGTGTTCGAGCCCGGCTCGCGTCGCTGGACGCTGAACGGGCGGAGCTCTCGACCACGCTGGGTGAGTTCGAGCACCGGCGGGCGTCACGCGTGCGTGCCGATCATCATTCGGTGTTGGCCGCGAATGCGCCAACCGTAACCGCAACGTCTTCGACGACAGACAAGGTGGCGCTCTTTCGTCGCCTGTTCGT contains:
- a CDS encoding PspA/IM30 family protein, with the protein product MARVRTLQSAALRYALFPDAEALAAIVETFRDYETMMAILAEVAADSSAGSNLVLLHEQAYGRVRAQTRLPAQMVVLGLRDFVARRNGEPVEGLPLDDKLYAIKGAASLTIATVAGRISVACDVRGYLPGWQGSIPARLVAEGDILEIRVGVTPRHLPNEEKTMIHEGILSRMGRLIAGFAHSSIDKAEGLDPAAVVEQAIREIDAAADEARAELGKAMAERHRIDSRRQEISTEIGTLQQRIATAIAQARDDLARSGIGRQVDLEAQIGALDKALADVDDRIDEGRKALQAVAAARKDAESRLADLRRSLAPQHNGGSPAGGPGAPSPVDKAARSASAIARVTGVPAGAPAADGGKLDELERLHRDNLIEERLVAIKARH
- a CDS encoding PIN domain-containing protein, with translation MRPLPRSLAGFSDASGADGPVRARWTKAIYAEWIRNVLRDRPDLTAAQLDRTRQLMDAHVRDAVVSGYEPLIETLVLPDPDDRHVLAAAIRAGASVIITYNLRDFPKAALDPFSIEAQHPDAFIAHLFDVAPEQVVAAARRQRASLKHPPKTVDDYLDVLLRAELVQTTSHLRQMAELL
- a CDS encoding helix-turn-helix domain-containing protein, whose translation is MTRALLVTQKAVVPSEQDVTLARESSRVLSRHLAGGDVVNLAMSDADQTEMVVLPIGAARLLLEMLTQMAQGNPVILMPFHAELTTQQAAEHLNVSRPFLIALLEKGEIAFRKVGTHRRVLFRDLLAYKRKTDAARLQALDELAEEAQKLNLGY